A stretch of DNA from Mycobacteriales bacterium:
CGTCGGCGCACCCGGCGTACGGCGGTGACCGCGGCTTCACGATCAACGTGCCGGTGGCGGCCGGCGCCACCCGCCGGGTCTGCGTCTACGCGATCAACGTCGGCCCGGGGCGGGGCAACCCGGCCCTCGACTGCAAGAAGATCACCTTGTCGACGAGGTCGGTCGGCCGTATCGACGGCGTCGCCAAGACTCCCGACGGGCTGTACGTGCGCGGCTGGTCGCTGGACAAGGACACCAACCTGCCGCAGTGGGTGCACGCGTACGTCGATGGCCGCCTCGTCGACGCGATGTGGGCCTACAAGGGCCGGCCCGACGTGGGCGACCTGCACGACGGCTACGGCGTCTTCCACGGTTTCGAGGCCGTGCTGCCCTGGCCGAAGGACGGCAAGGCGCACCGGCTCTGCCTCTACCCGATCAACGAGGGCGCGGGCGCGGGACACTCCTCGCTGGGCTGCCACACCTACTGAGCCCGCCGGAAGGCGCGGGAAGGGTTGCGGCGGCAGTAGCGTTGTAGTCGTTGCACTCGCAACTACTTGAGGAGCGCCCATGCCTGCCGTCACCGCCGACACCATGACCCTGCCGCGCCTCGCCGACCCCACGCTCGGCGACGTCGAGCGGCCGGTGCGCTCGGTCACCACCGCGCCCAAGGGCTACGAGGGCGAAGGCTTCCCCGTGCGCCGGGCCTTCGCCGGCGTCACCCTGGCCGACCTCGACCCCTTCGTCCACATGGACCAGATGGGCGAGGTCGACTACGCGCCGGGCGAGCCCAAGGGCACCTCCTGGCATCCGCACCGCGGCTTCGAGACCGTCACCTACATGATCGAGGGGACGTTCCAGCACCAGGACTCTCACGGCGGCGGCGGCGTCATCACCGACGGCGCCACCCAATGGATGACCGCCGGCCGGGGGATCCTGCACATCGAGACCCCGCCGGAGGAGCTGGTGGTCTCCGGTGGCCTGTTCCACGGCGTCCAGCTGTGGGTCAACCTGCCGGCCGCGGACAAGATGTCGGCGCCGCGCTACCAGAGCCTCGAGGGCGGCGAGGTCGCTCTCGTCTCCTCGCCGGACGGCGGTGCGCTGGTGCGGATCATCGCCGGCGACGTTGCGGGCCACCGCGGACCGGGCTCGACCCACACGCCGATCAGCGTCGTGCACGCGACCGTGGCGCCGGGTGCCCGGCTGTCGCTGCCCTGGCGGGCCGACTTCAACGCGCTCGTCTACGTGCTCGCCGGCACGGGCACGGTCGGCGTCAAGGGCCAACCGGTGCAGTCCGGTCAGCTCGCGGTCTACGGTGCCGGCGACTACCTCACGGTCGGCGGCACCGGCACCGAGCCGCTCGAGGTGCTCGTCCTCGGCGGCCGGCCGATCCGCGAGCCGGTTGCGGCCTACGGCCCGTTCGTCATGAACACCCGCGCCGAGCTCGTCCAGGCGGTCGAGGACTACCAGGCCGGGCGGCTCGGGGTGATCCCGCCCGACGCCCTGATGCCGCACACCGTCTGAGCGACCCCACTGCGTCGAGGGTGCCGGTGATCCGGCACCCTTGACGCCATGGGGGGCGCCGCGTGACCACCCTCGCCCGCTGGTGCCTCCGGCACCGGCTGATCATCGTCGTCAGCTGGTTCG
This window harbors:
- a CDS encoding pirin family protein — translated: MPAVTADTMTLPRLADPTLGDVERPVRSVTTAPKGYEGEGFPVRRAFAGVTLADLDPFVHMDQMGEVDYAPGEPKGTSWHPHRGFETVTYMIEGTFQHQDSHGGGGVITDGATQWMTAGRGILHIETPPEELVVSGGLFHGVQLWVNLPAADKMSAPRYQSLEGGEVALVSSPDGGALVRIIAGDVAGHRGPGSTHTPISVVHATVAPGARLSLPWRADFNALVYVLAGTGTVGVKGQPVQSGQLAVYGAGDYLTVGGTGTEPLEVLVLGGRPIREPVAAYGPFVMNTRAELVQAVEDYQAGRLGVIPPDALMPHTV